The following are encoded in a window of Candidatus Thorarchaeota archaeon genomic DNA:
- a CDS encoding Lrp/AsnC family transcriptional regulator, which yields MSDPNTSIDIATPYDDLIPCVDEPSARFYVDTIRVYLGLCSGTLGLEEAIRIVESLKENPEFVKHPTDPTVLPVNETVKEQLIEHLKTLSKYNTYNADSLRSAYRLAFVDSPASPSPLDLQVLRYLVHHPTAPLVTASRDLGLGPKTVHRAIQRLQTRNGIRFSSLLDNSAFGLESTVLFFQRRSDIPSPVIESGFAEFPFTRSMAITATSELGYVSLLYPMTAEGTSILRRSIRSLTGPVFKSACLHSRIANGMQVSMDLYDNGTWVRPVAFRDQLVGAVDSDVLESLLLMEPSGPQRRLTKMDFIIASQFVMDARISPASVVQRLRSRGIRVDTEHVSQTIRRLKKRRIVIPFVALNGMGLDASFCFEIVCNRDWVNHILAATRFIPQSYYHVSEKGILLWIHIPSAHQKDYYQALRSLEDMDHVDSVSALLSMYPASSRSILDSTKSWSSGPRGWYVEPDALDLTKYLL from the coding sequence GTGTCTGACCCGAATACGTCCATCGATATCGCGACTCCATATGACGACCTCATTCCTTGTGTCGACGAACCGTCTGCAAGGTTCTATGTAGACACCATCCGAGTGTACCTGGGCCTCTGTTCCGGTACACTTGGTCTTGAAGAGGCAATTAGGATTGTGGAGTCTCTGAAGGAGAACCCTGAGTTCGTGAAACACCCGACCGATCCGACAGTCTTGCCCGTCAATGAGACTGTAAAGGAACAGCTCATAGAACATCTCAAGACTCTATCAAAGTACAACACTTACAACGCTGACTCGCTACGGTCCGCCTATAGGCTTGCCTTTGTAGATAGCCCTGCGTCTCCCTCGCCTCTCGACCTACAAGTCCTACGGTATCTGGTGCACCATCCAACAGCCCCACTTGTCACTGCATCAAGGGACTTGGGTCTCGGACCAAAGACAGTTCATCGAGCAATACAGCGACTACAGACAAGGAATGGTATTCGTTTCAGTTCCCTTCTCGACAACTCCGCATTCGGTCTTGAGTCGACTGTCCTCTTCTTCCAACGCCGGAGTGATATTCCGTCCCCCGTGATAGAGTCTGGTTTCGCCGAGTTTCCCTTCACACGGAGTATGGCAATCACCGCGACCTCTGAGCTTGGCTACGTGAGTCTTCTCTACCCCATGACAGCGGAGGGCACAAGCATCCTGCGGAGAAGCATCCGCAGTCTGACAGGGCCCGTCTTCAAGAGTGCGTGCCTGCACTCCCGAATTGCCAATGGAATGCAAGTCTCCATGGACCTGTATGACAATGGCACATGGGTCCGACCAGTCGCCTTCAGAGATCAGCTCGTCGGTGCTGTCGATTCGGACGTCCTTGAGTCGCTGCTGCTCATGGAACCAAGCGGGCCCCAGAGAAGACTGACCAAGATGGACTTCATCATAGCTTCTCAGTTCGTAATGGATGCCCGAATAAGCCCTGCATCAGTGGTGCAGAGGCTTCGTTCCAGAGGCATACGCGTGGACACCGAACATGTGTCGCAGACCATTCGGAGGCTCAAGAAGCGTAGGATTGTCATTCCCTTCGTGGCTCTCAATGGCATGGGGCTCGACGCAAGCTTCTGCTTTGAGATAGTGTGCAACAGGGACTGGGTTAACCACATACTTGCGGCCACAAGGTTCATTCCTCAGTCGTACTATCATGTCTCGGAGAAGGGGATACTTCTCTGGATACACATACCGAGCGCACATCAGAAGGACTACTATCAGGCGCTCCGAAGTCTAGAGGACATGGATCATGTCGACTCTGTCAGCGCCCTGTTGTCCATGTATCCCGCCAGTTCCAGAAGCATACTTGACTCGACGAAGAGCTGGTCCAGTGGCCCCAGAGGGTGGTACGTTGAACCAGATGCCCTCGACCTGACCAAGTATCTCCTCTGA
- a CDS encoding winged helix-turn-helix domain-containing protein: MRLLTSLTLNPFLRQNEIAVETGVSRSAVNQLWRKLEQFNGLRVSGLLRYGQLGHQLVFGWAVSSSPSSLDKFSSWLSANPRVQIQLRSIICSRGNHSLYFETLSPPGAPLRQLCNNMGLFAKPPYDLEVEYDIATRTSDQMNLGSFDGQDWSFQDTFRLGASLHAVRHYADVLPTGTAVNQEFHGSVPIEDLALASCLEEYHHCSAKYALSRLEHLGLPCPVEGVVRRRLARIRPQVSVPYVEVEGIGLDQRLIVCMKGVSEEQDLLRTLRAQSTTFPRVHITDGARLAVFDIRLPVGVPWIHILSFLTSLSTSSIQLFAFLADPCVKRKGLEPVLHHVLQHPSSSQSPYAHTRQS; encoded by the coding sequence ATGAGACTGCTGACTAGTCTGACCCTGAACCCCTTCTTGAGGCAGAATGAGATTGCGGTTGAGACCGGGGTGTCCCGGTCTGCCGTCAACCAGCTCTGGCGGAAGCTTGAACAGTTCAACGGTCTGCGGGTCTCTGGGTTGCTGAGATACGGGCAGCTGGGTCATCAGCTTGTCTTCGGGTGGGCTGTATCCTCCTCACCGTCTTCGCTGGACAAGTTCTCGTCTTGGCTGTCGGCGAACCCCCGCGTCCAGATTCAGCTCCGTTCCATCATATGCTCGAGGGGGAATCACAGCCTCTACTTTGAAACTCTGTCGCCCCCGGGCGCCCCACTAAGGCAACTGTGCAATAACATGGGTCTCTTCGCAAAGCCCCCCTATGACTTGGAGGTGGAGTACGACATTGCCACCAGAACGTCGGACCAGATGAACTTGGGCTCATTCGATGGACAGGACTGGAGTTTTCAGGACACGTTCAGACTCGGCGCCTCGCTTCATGCAGTGCGACACTACGCGGATGTGCTTCCAACAGGGACTGCCGTGAATCAGGAGTTCCATGGGTCTGTCCCCATCGAAGACCTTGCTCTGGCCTCCTGTCTGGAGGAGTATCACCATTGCTCTGCAAAGTATGCTCTCTCGCGACTTGAACATCTCGGTCTTCCGTGCCCGGTAGAAGGAGTGGTTCGACGGCGGTTGGCTCGTATTCGACCACAGGTGTCAGTACCGTATGTAGAAGTAGAAGGAATAGGGCTTGACCAGCGTCTCATTGTATGCATGAAAGGTGTCTCGGAAGAACAGGATCTGTTGCGGACACTGCGCGCTCAGTCAACCACCTTCCCCAGAGTGCACATCACGGATGGTGCACGTCTGGCAGTATTCGACATACGTCTGCCTGTTGGTGTACCTTGGATTCATATTCTCTCCTTCTTGACAAGTCTGTCTACATCATCGATTCAGTTATTTGCGTTTCTTGCTGACCCCTGTGTGAAAAGAAAAGGATTAGAGCCCGTGCTTCATCACGTCCTACAACACCCCTCTTCATCACAGTCCCCTTATGCGCACACCAGACAGTCCTGA
- a CDS encoding MFS transporter, with protein MTPDSRYHELGTDRGLRESIKAIFAWRNYSVYLATSWAFSAFGVLLWLLNLYLYHIGWSYMTIGAVLTIMSVVSALARLVGGYLGDIADRKKLSVLAMLLASAYMVTLGVSVELNMIVIGLMMLSLMDVVKGGSSAYILDNVPKDDSGLALALFTAGSALGVLTLSALWYAVPIMGFATAMRLLFLVGGVVLLFCTVIRARFLTSSKSSRDTDTPHDLRDFIVANVRAAQSVLAIIPGAFLVAFLDSFSDSLFHFGAYIYTNEVLGVSVLGIIIMVATMLLVSVPLMLKVGRISDRHNTRRAGLIVYSLMPFSAVVLIMAPYVPLWATPEMQAATDAMLPGLGAVFTTPFVAITLKHVSDLLWSLVLVTMIQKSLPSHDTSKVLAVFWSVVYLSSSFAPAIAGVVFSLQPSLVFAMVLVLNMTIIMLVYRYGLTGLERNGKRLQLDGQS; from the coding sequence GTGACTCCAGACTCGAGATATCACGAGCTCGGTACAGATAGAGGGCTGAGAGAGTCCATAAAGGCCATCTTCGCGTGGCGAAACTACTCGGTCTATCTGGCCACATCATGGGCCTTCAGTGCCTTTGGTGTTCTGTTATGGTTGTTGAACCTTTATCTTTACCACATCGGCTGGAGCTACATGACGATTGGAGCAGTTCTCACTATCATGTCAGTTGTGTCCGCGCTCGCACGGCTTGTGGGGGGATACTTGGGCGACATAGCGGACAGAAAGAAACTGTCTGTACTAGCGATGCTTTTGGCGAGCGCATACATGGTCACTCTCGGTGTCTCAGTTGAGCTCAACATGATTGTTATAGGGCTCATGATGCTCTCACTGATGGATGTGGTCAAGGGGGGCTCGTCAGCGTACATCCTTGACAATGTGCCAAAAGACGACAGTGGCCTTGCCCTTGCGCTCTTCACTGCAGGCAGTGCACTGGGTGTCTTGACACTCTCGGCGCTCTGGTACGCAGTACCGATCATGGGCTTCGCCACTGCAATGCGCTTGCTGTTTCTTGTCGGCGGTGTTGTGCTTCTGTTCTGCACAGTCATTCGGGCCAGATTCCTGACCTCAAGCAAGTCCTCTAGGGACACTGACACGCCACATGACCTTCGCGACTTCATTGTGGCTAATGTGAGAGCTGCTCAATCAGTCCTTGCTATCATCCCCGGGGCCTTTCTGGTGGCATTCCTAGACAGCTTTAGTGACAGCCTCTTCCACTTTGGAGCATACATATACACCAATGAGGTGCTGGGGGTCTCAGTCCTAGGCATCATCATCATGGTGGCAACCATGTTACTGGTGTCAGTACCACTGATGCTCAAGGTTGGTCGAATATCGGACAGACACAACACAAGAAGAGCCGGACTGATTGTATACTCGCTCATGCCGTTCTCTGCAGTCGTACTCATCATGGCGCCATACGTGCCGTTGTGGGCAACACCTGAGATGCAGGCTGCTACAGATGCAATGCTACCAGGCCTAGGAGCAGTCTTCACAACACCGTTCGTTGCAATAACGCTGAAGCACGTCAGTGATCTGCTCTGGAGCTTGGTCCTGGTCACAATGATACAGAAGAGTCTTCCAAGCCACGACACCTCAAAGGTGCTGGCAGTATTCTGGTCTGTGGTCTACCTGTCTTCATCCTTTGCCCCCGCAATCGCCGGAGTGGTCTTCTCGCTACAGCCCTCACTAGTCTTTGCTATGGTGCTCGTTCTCAACATGACCATCATCATGCTTGTGTACAGATATGGTCTCACAGGTCTTGAACGGAACGGCAAGAGACTCCAACTAGATGGCCAGTCCTAG
- a CDS encoding glycosyltransferase family 4 protein, translated as MIIGMVSKFHAADGLCVRANAELRGLVRRNHEVHVFTRSNTVHSLPPDRVHRFKALPLNPHLSLDPPTVIGMIARESRRLGVEVLNVQMNSGTTEFVLPHFKSSLPPLVATFHLAYTRGVALLMASYAMAWEASIRACRHYDHVILVDPAQKPYFLRGGVPEDSISVIKNGVDTDLFSPAAKKKEDEIVDFAFVGRLNHDKGAGTLLDAFAEYHSENPRTRLTLVGDGILKTRVATCARDGAVRWLGVVPHEEIPRLLRKADVFVMPQLNGGLSLSVMEAMSCGLPVITTAIGETKRLLNEREGVLIEPNNRSELIDAMRMLAEDEKRRSSMGRECREKVLREYSWYSQVERIERVYQQVVS; from the coding sequence ATGATAATAGGCATGGTGAGCAAGTTCCATGCAGCGGATGGGCTGTGTGTCCGTGCCAACGCGGAACTTCGGGGACTTGTAAGAAGGAACCACGAGGTACATGTCTTCACGCGTTCGAACACCGTGCATTCACTCCCACCGGACAGAGTCCACAGGTTCAAAGCTCTGCCACTGAACCCCCATCTGTCTCTCGACCCACCAACTGTGATTGGAATGATTGCTCGCGAGTCAAGAAGATTGGGCGTGGAAGTGTTGAATGTCCAGATGAACTCGGGAACCACGGAGTTCGTGCTGCCGCACTTCAAGTCCAGTCTGCCCCCGTTGGTGGCCACATTCCATCTTGCCTACACCCGTGGCGTCGCGCTCCTCATGGCCAGCTACGCGATGGCGTGGGAAGCCAGCATTCGGGCTTGCCGACACTACGACCATGTGATTCTTGTCGACCCGGCGCAGAAGCCCTATTTTCTTAGAGGAGGTGTTCCAGAGGACTCGATATCGGTCATCAAGAATGGGGTCGATACTGACTTGTTCTCACCAGCGGCGAAGAAGAAAGAGGATGAAATCGTTGACTTCGCCTTTGTCGGACGACTCAATCACGACAAGGGCGCAGGCACTCTGCTGGATGCCTTTGCTGAGTATCACTCTGAGAACCCGCGTACCCGACTGACACTGGTAGGGGATGGCATACTCAAGACGCGCGTGGCGACCTGTGCTCGGGACGGGGCGGTCCGGTGGCTCGGTGTCGTTCCTCATGAGGAGATACCGAGACTGCTTCGGAAGGCGGACGTGTTCGTCATGCCTCAGCTGAACGGCGGCCTCAGCCTCAGCGTGATGGAGGCGATGAGCTGTGGGCTCCCGGTGATAACCACCGCAATCGGGGAGACCAAGAGACTCCTTAACGAGAGGGAGGGGGTCTTGATTGAACCGAACAACCGCAGTGAACTGATAGACGCGATGCGTATGCTGGCAGAGGACGAGAAACGTCGGTCATCGATGGGACGCGAGTGTAGAGAGAAGGTGCTCAGAGAGTACTCGTGGTACTCACAGGTCGAACGTATAGAGCGCGTCTATCAACAGGTGGTGTCCTAA
- the serS gene encoding serine--tRNA ligase, whose amino-acid sequence MLDLKFIRENVELVRENLLRRRDEAKLREFEQLLILDQQLRDINKRIQDLRTDRNRLSKEVGQRKQRGEDASEIVEQVGRINDDIASCEAEADRMATEMRRIQMSIPNILHESVPYGASEEDNLVVSEWGGKPTLDFEFKSHVDLLETLQLGDIPRAAKIAGARFFFLKNELVLLDLAMQLLALEMLAKKGFTPTYPPFMMRREAYEGVTDLSDFESVMYKIEGEDLYLIATSEHPMASMYMGEIFEPTDLPIRLAGVSTNFRREAGAHGKDTKGIFRVHQFTKVEQFVFSHPDESWQIHEELRKNIEEYFRRLRLPYRVVNVCTGDIGTVAAKKYDLEVWMPGQGKYREAGSCSNCTAYQATRLGIKYRIKKGGTEKAYLHTLNSTMVANPRAIVAIMENFQREDGSIEVPQPLHRYLPRSMREIVPRKGDVQVTS is encoded by the coding sequence GTGCTTGACCTGAAGTTCATTAGAGAAAACGTGGAGCTAGTCCGCGAAAACCTGCTCAGAAGGAGAGACGAAGCAAAGCTCAGGGAGTTTGAGCAGTTGTTGATACTCGACCAGCAGCTCAGAGACATCAACAAGAGAATACAGGACCTCAGGACTGATCGCAATCGACTGTCCAAGGAGGTGGGACAGAGAAAACAGAGAGGCGAGGATGCGTCAGAGATAGTCGAACAGGTCGGCAGGATAAATGACGACATTGCATCGTGCGAAGCAGAGGCCGACCGGATGGCCACTGAGATGCGTAGAATACAGATGAGCATCCCAAACATACTTCACGAGTCTGTCCCCTACGGGGCCAGCGAGGAGGACAACCTGGTCGTGAGCGAGTGGGGAGGCAAGCCAACACTGGACTTTGAATTCAAGAGCCATGTTGACCTGTTGGAGACGCTTCAGCTGGGGGACATCCCTAGGGCCGCCAAGATAGCGGGTGCACGGTTCTTCTTCCTCAAGAATGAGCTGGTACTTCTAGACTTGGCAATGCAGCTGCTGGCGCTTGAGATGCTCGCAAAGAAGGGGTTCACGCCAACATACCCACCGTTCATGATGCGACGTGAGGCCTACGAGGGCGTCACAGACCTGAGTGACTTTGAGAGTGTCATGTACAAGATTGAAGGAGAGGACCTGTATCTCATCGCCACATCAGAGCATCCAATGGCTTCAATGTATATGGGGGAGATCTTCGAGCCCACAGACCTACCAATCAGACTTGCAGGAGTGAGCACCAACTTCAGGAGGGAGGCAGGAGCTCATGGGAAGGACACCAAGGGCATCTTCAGAGTGCATCAGTTCACCAAGGTCGAGCAGTTCGTATTTAGTCACCCAGACGAGTCGTGGCAGATTCATGAGGAACTCAGGAAGAACATTGAGGAGTACTTCAGAAGACTGAGGCTGCCGTATCGGGTCGTAAATGTGTGTACTGGTGACATAGGTACGGTTGCAGCAAAGAAGTACGACCTTGAGGTCTGGATGCCGGGCCAGGGCAAGTACAGAGAGGCCGGCTCGTGCAGCAACTGTACTGCGTATCAGGCGACCAGACTGGGAATCAAGTACCGTATCAAGAAGGGCGGGACAGAGAAAGCGTACTTACATACGCTCAACAGTACAATGGTGGCCAATCCCAGGGCCATTGTGGCCATAATGGAGAACTTCCAGAGAGAAGATGGAAGCATAGAGGTACCTCAACCACTGCACAGATACTTGCCACGCTCCATGAGAGAGATTGTGCCGCGGAAGGGAGATGTGCAAGTCACGAGTTGA
- a CDS encoding SufD family Fe-S cluster assembly protein, whose protein sequence is MRDHEQSKKKAAAAKDRPAQYGTDLDLDQYEFGGSGSNPLEVDSLTDSDRALVSQVGFDPEASHAAGAFAQFDNESFLASVMTLEPGIEVMSIRDAVKKYEWLSDYFWRAVSVDSDKYTAASGLNEYNGYFIRAGPGAKIQMPVQSCLIIKKDRLAQNVHNIVIAEEGSELHVITGCATPGEVERSLHLGISEFYVKRNAKLTFTMVHRWSERVDVRPRSATLVEEGGAFISSYAVLSPLHSIQTYPKVRLVGLGARAELYSVVYGSKSSKYDIGGSLVLDAPGTRGKVVSRTIATDSSDIVARGDLVGRVNGVKARLECNGLLLSGTARIMAIPQLEASAEGVELSHEATVGKLGADQLNYLMSRGLTEDEATSLIVRGFMHLKTPDLPQALQRTIDDAVRMALESGL, encoded by the coding sequence TTGAGAGACCATGAGCAATCCAAGAAGAAGGCCGCTGCTGCAAAGGACCGACCCGCCCAGTATGGTACAGACTTGGATCTTGACCAGTATGAGTTTGGCGGCTCCGGAAGCAACCCGCTGGAAGTTGACTCGCTGACAGACTCTGATCGTGCGCTTGTGTCGCAGGTGGGCTTCGACCCGGAGGCATCTCATGCTGCCGGGGCATTCGCCCAGTTCGACAATGAGAGCTTCTTGGCGAGCGTAATGACGCTTGAGCCCGGTATTGAGGTAATGTCAATCCGAGATGCGGTCAAGAAGTATGAGTGGCTCTCCGACTATTTCTGGAGGGCAGTATCAGTCGACTCGGACAAGTACACAGCCGCAAGTGGGTTGAACGAGTATAACGGGTACTTCATTCGCGCGGGGCCGGGTGCCAAGATTCAGATGCCAGTTCAGAGTTGTCTCATAATCAAGAAAGACAGACTTGCACAGAACGTCCATAACATCGTCATTGCGGAAGAAGGCTCTGAACTGCATGTGATCACCGGCTGTGCGACGCCTGGGGAGGTCGAGCGGTCGCTGCATCTGGGTATCTCGGAGTTCTATGTCAAGAGGAATGCAAAGCTCACCTTCACCATGGTACACCGTTGGAGTGAGCGGGTGGATGTCCGCCCCCGGTCCGCAACACTTGTTGAAGAGGGCGGCGCCTTCATTTCAAGCTATGCAGTACTGAGTCCACTCCACTCGATTCAGACATACCCAAAGGTCCGTCTTGTAGGTCTCGGGGCAAGGGCTGAGCTGTACTCTGTCGTCTATGGTTCCAAGAGCTCAAAGTATGACATTGGTGGGTCTCTGGTCCTAGATGCTCCCGGAACGAGAGGAAAGGTGGTCTCCAGAACGATTGCGACGGACTCCTCTGACATAGTCGCACGGGGTGACCTCGTTGGTCGCGTCAACGGGGTCAAGGCCCGGCTTGAGTGCAATGGTCTCTTGCTGAGCGGAACCGCCCGCATAATGGCCATACCGCAACTTGAGGCGTCTGCCGAGGGTGTCGAGCTAAGCCATGAAGCCACTGTGGGAAAACTTGGTGCGGACCAGCTGAACTATCTGATGTCTCGTGGACTCACTGAGGATGAAGCCACATCCCTGATTGTGCGGGGTTTCATGCACCTCAAGACACCGGACCTCCCGCAGGCGCTGCAGAGGACCATTGATGATGCGGTCCGCATGGCTCTTGAGAGCGGGCTTTGA
- the sufC gene encoding Fe-S cluster assembly ATPase SufC — protein sequence MSEKPLLETCGLRVEVAGIPILRGVDLKFERGKVYAILGPNASGKSTLAKAVMGLPEYEVKSGDILMNGESILRKSITERARMGVSYAFQTPPVIPGVQLQEFICKICPDYACVEPRAGLMGDSCGCRPELFEDFSRLGIANLAGRDLNDGFSGGESKRSELFQVLSMRPKIMFLDEPDSGLDYDSLKTVGRELRAIREKGGTTMVIISHHRYILEFVEVDTVYILQNGRLAFVGDMSIIPQIEAKGYERFLMEAS from the coding sequence ATGTCTGAAAAGCCTCTGTTGGAGACCTGTGGCCTGCGCGTAGAAGTAGCTGGCATCCCAATCCTACGGGGAGTGGACCTGAAGTTTGAGAGAGGAAAGGTATACGCGATTCTTGGTCCAAACGCATCTGGAAAGTCAACCCTGGCAAAGGCAGTCATGGGTCTCCCTGAGTACGAGGTGAAGAGCGGAGACATCCTCATGAATGGGGAGTCTATCCTGAGGAAGAGCATAACTGAGCGAGCGAGGATGGGGGTCTCCTATGCATTCCAGACGCCGCCCGTAATCCCAGGCGTACAGCTTCAGGAGTTCATCTGCAAGATATGTCCGGACTATGCATGTGTGGAGCCGCGAGCGGGTCTGATGGGCGACTCATGTGGATGCAGGCCCGAACTCTTTGAAGACTTCAGCAGGCTTGGAATCGCGAATCTGGCAGGGCGTGACTTGAACGACGGTTTCTCAGGCGGTGAGTCGAAGCGGAGTGAGCTGTTCCAAGTGCTGTCGATGCGTCCGAAGATAATGTTCCTCGATGAACCAGACAGCGGACTGGACTACGACTCGCTGAAGACTGTTGGTCGTGAGCTGAGAGCCATCCGTGAGAAGGGTGGTACTACCATGGTAATCATCAGCCACCACCGATACATCCTTGAGTTCGTAGAGGTGGACACGGTGTACATCCTGCAGAACGGAAGACTGGCCTTCGTTGGCGACATGAGCATAATTCCACAGATTGAGGCGAAGGGCTACGAGCGGTTCTTGATGGAGGCATCTTGA
- a CDS encoding YbhB/YbcL family Raf kinase inhibitor-like protein → MRIWSDDFKDGQPIPDKCAYRRDNRSPHLAWDGVPEGTKSLALLCNDPDAPVGDWIHWLVHGIPPDVTSIPSGGPVPGHLVKNDFGITEWGGPAPPSGTHRYFFTLYALKVPKLESVSKKNFRELCEANALSKAKIMGTYTKK, encoded by the coding sequence ATGCGCATATGGAGCGACGACTTCAAGGATGGGCAACCTATTCCCGACAAGTGTGCCTATCGCAGGGACAACCGTAGTCCACATCTGGCATGGGATGGAGTCCCGGAGGGAACGAAGAGCCTTGCCCTGCTATGCAACGACCCAGATGCACCTGTCGGTGACTGGATTCACTGGCTGGTCCACGGTATACCTCCCGATGTGACTTCCATACCAAGCGGAGGTCCCGTCCCCGGTCATCTTGTCAAGAATGACTTCGGCATCACGGAGTGGGGCGGTCCTGCACCACCTTCCGGTACTCACAGATACTTCTTTACGCTGTACGCCCTCAAGGTTCCGAAGCTGGAGTCTGTCAGCAAGAAGAACTTCAGAGAACTCTGCGAAGCCAACGCGCTCTCCAAGGCGAAGATCATGGGGACTTACACAAAGAAGTGA
- a CDS encoding ferritin family protein gives MLIGRGQVVLSGMPLTTVQESFEKLISLAIEREEEAYEFYTEAAKKAELTSSAKLLKELAKQEVKHKEKLMKALKGDVCDTFGCTMEELERRDLNKYLLDIPLAPSATPQELLIIAMKREEASFNFYKSLSELTGNASHRGVFETLAKEENQHKDRLQELYDKHFQPWM, from the coding sequence ATGCTTATAGGCCGCGGGCAAGTAGTTCTGAGCGGGATGCCATTGACGACAGTACAGGAATCGTTTGAGAAGCTGATCTCTCTTGCAATAGAGAGAGAAGAAGAGGCATACGAGTTCTACACCGAGGCTGCCAAGAAGGCAGAACTGACCTCATCCGCAAAGCTGCTGAAGGAACTGGCGAAGCAAGAGGTCAAACACAAGGAGAAGCTAATGAAGGCTCTCAAAGGCGATGTGTGCGACACTTTTGGTTGTACAATGGAAGAGCTGGAGAGAAGAGACCTGAACAAGTACCTTCTTGACATTCCGTTGGCGCCCTCGGCCACTCCTCAGGAGCTGCTCATCATAGCCATGAAGCGAGAGGAGGCTTCTTTCAACTTCTATAAGTCGTTGTCAGAGCTCACTGGAAACGCCTCTCACAGGGGAGTCTTTGAGACCCTCGCGAAGGAAGAGAACCAGCACAAGGACCGTCTACAGGAGCTGTACGACAAGCACTTCCAACCCTGGATGTAA
- a CDS encoding ECF transporter S component: MSLRALGPLSYTTGIVLVAIMTGLTTVATVVIAIPFPWGGYLNFGDVLVMLSGMVLGPVGGLFAGGVGSAMADIALGYHMFAPVTLVSKGTEGLVVGYFSLKSSTPSRLTKWDLLGIVLGACAMLTGYFVAEVFLLGIEPAVAELVLVNSIQVTVGGTFTAAFGPRIRSLVTDSLHGPPEEDMPDSSQ; this comes from the coding sequence ATGAGCCTAAGGGCACTTGGTCCGCTGAGTTACACCACCGGAATTGTACTAGTCGCAATCATGACCGGTCTGACAACAGTTGCGACTGTTGTGATTGCCATTCCATTTCCTTGGGGCGGGTACCTGAACTTTGGTGATGTGCTGGTCATGCTTTCAGGCATGGTCCTTGGACCCGTGGGCGGGTTGTTTGCCGGTGGGGTGGGGTCTGCAATGGCCGACATTGCTCTGGGCTACCATATGTTTGCACCAGTGACTCTAGTTTCTAAGGGGACAGAAGGCCTAGTCGTGGGCTACTTCAGTCTCAAGTCTAGTACCCCTAGCCGGCTCACCAAGTGGGATCTGCTAGGTATCGTTCTTGGAGCGTGTGCTATGCTCACAGGGTACTTTGTCGCCGAGGTGTTCCTTCTCGGAATTGAGCCTGCAGTGGCGGAACTCGTCCTTGTCAACAGTATTCAGGTGACAGTAGGTGGCACCTTCACCGCTGCCTTCGGTCCCAGGATTCGTTCACTCGTCACTGATTCTCTACATGGACCGCCTGAGGAAGACATGCCAGACAGCTCGCAGTGA